The genomic region GAAAATTTTACAGTGCCTACGTGCTCATTTCTACATCATCCCAGTCGGCTGCCCGGTTGAATATCCATTCAAGGGCTTTACGCCGTTCGTATACGATACCTTCCTGCACCACTGCCTCGCGGCCGTGCAGCCGCTCGTCCACGCAGTACCAATGCAAGCGGTAATGAAAATCCAGCATCTGGTAGAGTTTCTCTGGGGGCCGTAATGATTGCAGTTGCGCCAGCTTTTGGTTATCCTCTCCCTGTTCCAAGTTCGGCAGCAAGGAGGCCATATGGTCGCCTACCCACTCGGTTGGCGAAAGGTCGTCAATCATCCCAGTGGCCCACATCATGGCCCACAGACTTTCCAGGCTCCAGCGTAGATTGATGAGTTCTTGCTGGGCCAGATCGTCGTTATCTTTTGTTAACAGTTCTTCTTCCTCAGCCGAAAGGAATACTTCCAACCCGTGCCTTTGTATCCACTCCCGAATAACGGCGATAGGTGCTTCAAAGGAGATGTTAATGAGTGCATTCAGCACACTCATGCGGCCTTTCACCTCCTCTATGTCGCGCAGCGCTGGCTGGTCTAGGTATGGTAGCCAATCGTTGATGCGCCCGCCTAAGGCTATTACCTGTGCTTCTGAAAGCAATTTGGTTTGCTCCTGAAATTCTTCTTGCATAAGAAATAGAAGAGAGTGTGCCTTTAGCTTACGTAATGGCTGGGCTAACTGTAGTCAATCTCCGTATTGTCCCCAATGTTCAAACTATGGTTCACGCCCCGAAACGACGAGTCGCTGCCCACGATGCAGTCGTGCATGACGGCTTGGCGTAGCTCGCTGTATGACCCAATAATGGAGTCGCTGAGGACGGTGTGCTGAATGATGGTTTTGTCGCCGATGGCCACGTTGGGGCCAATGATGGAATTGGAAATCTGACAGTCCTTACCGATGCTAACGGGCGGGATGATGATGGTATTGGCAAACTCGGGGTACTCGCGGCGGCGCATGGCATCGGGACGACGCAGCAGACGGGCGTTGGCTTCGAGCAGGGTGTCTTTGCGGCCGCAGTCAAACCAGCTGTCTACCGTAGCAGTCGTCATCTCCTCGCCCTGCTGAATCATCAGCATCAGCGCATCCGTGAGCTGAAACTCGTCGTAAGTACGCAGGTTTTCGTCGATCAGGCGCTCCAGGGCCACGGCCAGCACCTCGGGATGGGCCAGCTTATAGAGCCCTACCATGGCGTAGTTCGACTTGGGGATACGGGGCTTTTCTACCACCTTCAGCACGCGGCCGCCAGGACCGGTTTCCACCAGACCAAACATAGAGGGCGTTTTCACCTCCTGCACGGCCAGCACCGAGCCAGGGTCTTGCAGAATGGCTTTCAGGTCGACGTCTACAATGGTGTCGCCGAGCAGGATCAGCACGCCGTCAGTGTCGTGGCGGAACTGCTCGCGGGCCAGCCACAGAGCGTGGGCAATGCCCTCGCGGGGGTCTTGCACCACAAACTCGGCGCGCAACTCGGGGTGGTAGCGGCGCACATAGTGCTTGATTTTCTCGCCCAAGTAGCCAATTACAAACACAAACTCTTCGACGCCCGCGGCCACTACCCGGTCAATAATATGCCCTAAAATGGGCGTACCGGCCACCGGCACCAGCGACTTAGGCTGCGTGTGCGTGTGCGGACGAAGGCGCGAACCAATACCAGCAACAGGAATTACGGCTTTCATGTAGATGGGAAAAAAGCGTGCAGTTCGCAAATTAGCGAACTGAATGGTAGCACAGCGCGGCAACTGCTAAGAACCGAATGCGTACGTTGCACCAACTTACGGTTCGTGAGGCAAACCGCTGCCCCCTACCCTAGGTTTCACGTTTCAGTTGTCTCTCCTTTTTTTCATCTTACCCCCTACCCTCTATGAAACGCCTTTTAATTTACCTCTTCGGCCTGGTGGTGCTGCTCTCGCAGTCGTCGTGCGGCTACAATAGCATGGTTGAGAAAGACCAGGCTGTGAAAACACAATGGGCGCAAGTGCAGAACAGCTACCAACGCCGCGCCGACCTAATTCCTAACCTGGTAAACACCGTAAAAGGTGCTGCTAACTTTGAAAAATCAACTCTGACCGACGTAGTAAACGCCCGTGCCAAGGCTACTAGCGTGCAAGTGTCAGCTGATAATCTCACACCTGAGAAGCTGAAGCAATTCCAGGAAGCCCAGAGCCAAGTAAGTGCCGGGTTAGGTAGGCTGCTTGCAGTATCAGAAAACTACCCCGATTTAAAAGCTAATGCCAACTTTCAGGAATTGCAGGCGCAGATTGAGGGTACTGAAAACCGCATCAATGTGGAGCGCAACAAGTTTAATACAGTAACCCAGGACTATAACACCTACATCCGCTCTTTCCCGCAGAACCTGTTTGCAGGGCTGTTTAAGTTCAGCGAAAAACCGTATTTCGAAGCTGACGCTGCTTCGCAAAAAGCGCCTACCGTACAATTTTAGATTGGTTTTTAGTTTTTTGGAATTGGTTTTTGGTGACGATGTGCTTCGACGCCAACAACCAAAAACCAATACCCATAAACCACTGCCATGACCACCCCACTCACCGCGGAGCAGGAAGCCAGCCTGATTGCCGCCATTCAGCAGGCCGAGCGCACCACCTCGGGCGAAATCCGGGTACATCTAGAAGACACCTGCCCTACCCCCGAGCCGCTTGATAGGGCCGCGCAGGTGTTTGCCGAACTGGGCATGCACAAAACGGCTCAGCGCAACGGTGTGCTGTTTTATCTGGCCTGGAAAACCCGGCAGTTTGCCGTTATCGGCGACGCGGGCATTAACGCCACCGTGCCCGACGATTTTTGGGAAACCACCAAGGAGGCCGTGCTGGAACAGTTTCGGGGCAAGCATTTGGCGGCGGGGCTGGCCCGCGGTATTCAGCTGGTAGGCGAGCAGCTGCACCGCTATTTCCCGTATGACGCCGCCACCGACCAAAACGAGCTGGACGATTCCATCTCGTATGGTTCTTCTACCTCGCCACCGCACGCATGACCTATCCTACCCCTACGCTATTTCTTTCGCGTGTATCGGCCGCCGTTGCGCTGCTGCTCCTACTGTGCAGCTGGCTGCCGGCCGCGGCTCAGACCATTCCGCCGCGCCCCAATCCGCCGCGGCTGGTAAATGACTTGGCCGGTATGATGAGCGCCGATGAGGTAGCCAGCCTGGAACGCAAGCTGGTGGCCTACGACGACAGCACTTCCTCGCAGATTGCTGTGGTAACGGTGCCCAACCTCGACGGCGACGACATTGCCAATTACGCCCAGCAGCTCTACGAAAGCTGGGGCATTGGCCGCAAGGGCAAAGACAATGGTATTTTGGTGCTGGTGGCCGCCCAGGAGCGTCGCGCCCGCATCCAGACCGGCTATGGCCTGGAAGGCGCCGTGCCCGACGCCCTGGCCAAGCGCATCATCAGCAATACCATTGTGCCCGCCTTCAAGCAGGAGCGCTACTACGAGGGCCTCAACACCGCCACCGACGAGCTAATTGCTCTGGCCAAAGGTGAGTATAAAGCCGACCCCAAAGAGCAGCGCCGCAACCGCGACTCGTCGGGCTCGGGCTTTCCGTTTTGGCTGATCATCCTGGCCCTAGTGCTGTTCTGGTTCCTGAGCCGGCGCGGTGGCGGCGGGGGTAGGGGCGGCCGACGCAACCGCGGCAGCGGCGGCATGTTCATCCCGCCCGTCATCTTCGGCGACTTCTCCGGCGGCCGCGGCACTTTTGGCGGAGGCGGTGGTGGCTTCGGGGGCGGCGGCTTTGGCGGTTTCGGCGGTGGCAGCTCCGGCGGCGGCGGCGCCAGCGGCAACTGGTGAGTAGTGAAATAGTGAGATGGTGAGTTTGACGTTCTGCTGGCGCTACTGGCGTAATCTGTGAAGAAAGTGCGGCCAGAACGTCAAACTCACCATTTCATCATCTCACTATTTCACCATATAAAACGGCCTTAACAGGCGCACCACATCCAGCGCGTCTGCCAGCGCCTCGTGTGCTACGGTATCGTCCTCAAACTTTGCGCGGGCCTTGCAGATTTGCATAGTAGGCAGGCGCGTGTCTTTGTGCCAGTTGAGGTAAAACGCGGCCGGGTCGAGGGTAGCGGGCTCCGTGCGCACCAGCGTGCCGTAGCCGGGTAGGCGGCGCAGAAACGGCACGTCGAACACCGCCACGTTTTTGCCGGCAATAGTGAAGGTGACGCAGTTTTTCTTGTCGGTTTTGAAGCCTTGCGCCAGCAGAAACTCGCGCAGTTGCGGCAGTAGCTCCTCGGGCATGCACAGTTCGGGGTTGGGCTCTTTGCGGGCTAGCTCTTCCAACAGCCGGGCGTTTAGGGCCAGCGCGCCGGCCGAGCCCACATACTCGGGGTGGCGCACCACCCGCCGGAAGCTGGGCAGTTCGGCCAGGGGTAACAGGTGTTTGGTGTCTTCTACTACGGCGGCCAGCTCCAGAATCTGGTGCCGTTCGAAGTTGCCGCCGGTGGTTTCGAGGTCGAGGGAGACGTAGCGCATGGTAGGCGCTTACGGGTAGGGTAGGCAGCGCGTTGGTTTCGCAGTGCCTTCATCCTAACTCCGCCTGCCTACGTACCTTTGCTTTACTATGACCGACACCGCCGCCCCCGCCAAAAAGCTTTTCTTACTCGACGCCTTCGCCCTGATTTACCGCGCCCATTTTGCCTTCAGCAAAAACCCGCGTGTAAACTCCAAAGGTCTGAATACGGGCGCCATCTTGGGCTTCACCAACACGCTGGTGGAGGTGCTGCAAAAGGAGCGGCCTACCCATATAGGCGTGGCGTTTGACGCGGCCAAGAAGACCTTCCGGCACGAGCAGTTTGCCGACTATAAGGCGCAGCGCCAGGCCATGCCCGAAGACATCGGCTTGGCTATTCCGTATATCAAGCAGATTATCAAGGCCTTTCACATTCCAATCCTGATGGTGGAAGGCTACGAGGCCGACGACGTGATTGGCACGCTAGCCCAGCGGGCTGAAGCTCAGGGCTTTGGCGAGGTGTATATGATGACGCCCGACAAGGACTATTGCCAGTTGGTGACGGACTGCGTGAAAATCTACCGCCCCGCGTTTATGGGCAACGCCGCCGAGGTGCTCGATGTGGCCCATGTGCTCCAGCGCTTCGAGATTGAGCGGGTAGAGCAGGTGATTGACATTCTGGGCTTGCAGGGAGACGCATCGGACAATATTCCGGGTATTCCGGGCATTGGTGAAAAAAACCGCTAAGAAGCTGATTCAGGAGTTTGGCTCAGTGGAAAACCTGATTGCTAACGTGGACAAGCTCAAGGGCAAGCAGCAGGAAAATGTGCGCAACTTTGCTGAGCAGGGCCTGATGAGCAAGGAGCTGGCCACCATTCATGTGAATGCACCCATCGAGTTTGAGGCCGAAAAGCTGGTGCTGGACAAGCCCGATGAAGACGAGCTACGTCGTTTGTTTGATGAACTGGAATTCCGGCAGCTGTCGGCACGCGTACTCAGTGGCCCTACCCCAGCCACCTCTACCCCGCCACCCAGCCGCGGTGCACGCCGTCCTGCCGTACCGGCTGCCCAGCAGTCGTTGTTTGATGGGCCCGGCATTACGGCCAGCAGCGCCGAGCTGGCCGAGCTAGAGCCCACCAGTCCGCGCCGTACCCTGGCCGACGTACCTCACCACTACCACCTCATCGATACGCCCGAAGCGCGTAAGTCGCTGCTCAAGCACCTGCTACAGCAGAAAGAAGTCAGCTTTGATACCGAAACCACTGGCCTCGATACCATGACGGCGCGGCTGGTCGGGCTGTCGTTTTGCTGGCTGCCGGGCGAGGCCTACTATGTACCGGTGCCTCACGCCGATGCTGTGGCTGCGCAGGCGCTGGTAGACGAGTTCTGTCCCTTCTTCGAGGCCGAGCATATCCTGAAAATTGGTCAGAACATCAAGTATGACCTCACCATCCTCAAGCACTACGGCGTCGAGATTCGCGGGCAGCTGTTTGATACCATGCTGGCGCATTACCTGCTGGAGCCCGACATGCGCCACAACATGGATGTGCTGGCCGAAACCTACCTGCACTACACGCCAGTTAGCATTACGGAGCTGATCGGTCCCAAGGGTAGGAACCAGAAGACCATGGCCGACCTGCCACCCGCCGAGGTGTCGGACTACGCTTGCGAAGACGCTGACGTGACGTTGCAGCTTAAGCACGTGTTCGAGCCCAAGCTGCAGGCACTCAACCAGCTTAACCTGCTGAACGAGGTGGAAAATCCGCTGGTGCCGGTGCTGGCTGCCATTGAGTATGAAGGCGTGAAAATTGACTCACACGCCATGGGCGAGTACTCGGCTGAACTGCAAGGCTACATCACGGAGCTGGAGCAGCAGATTTTTGTGGCGGCCGGTGAGGAGTTCAACATTGGCTCGCCCAAGCAGTTGGGCGAGGTGCTGTTTGACCGAATGGGCCTGGGCGGCAACAAAATCAAGAAGACTAAAACCGGCCAATACGCTACCGGCGAGGAAATATTAAGCCAGTTGGCTGCCGAAGCGCCTATTGCGGGCCTCATCCTGGAGCACCGCCAGCTCACCAAGCTGCGCTCCACTTATGTGGAGGCCCTACCCCAGCTGGTATGCGAGCTGGATGGGCGCGTGCACACCTCCTTCAATCAGGCCGTAACAGCCACCGGCCGCCTCAGCAGTACCAACCCCAACCTGCAGAACATTCCTATCCGTACCGAGAAGGGTAGGGAAATCCGAAAGGCCTTTGTGCCCCGCGACGCCAACCATGTGCTACTCGCTGCTGACTATTCGCAGATTGAGCTGCGCATCATGGCCGATTTTTCGGGTGATAAGACCATGATTGAGGCTTTCCGCCTGGGACAGGATATCCATGCCAGCACGGCCAGCAAAGTGTTTGGGGTAGGGCTGAACGAGGTAGACGGCGAGATGCGCCGCAAAGCCAAGACTGTCAACTTCGGCATCATCTACGGCATATCGGCCTTCGGCCTGGCCCAGCGCCTAAGCATTTCGCGCAAGGAAGCCACCGATATCATTGATGCCTATTTTCAGGAATTCCCGGCCGTGAAGCAGTTCATGGACGACAGCATCAATAAGGCCCGCGAGTTGGAATATGCCGAAACTCTCCTGGGTCGCCGTCGCTACCTGCGCGACATCAACTCGCGCAACGCCACTTTGCGCGGCTACACAGAGCGCAACGCCATCAACGCCCCCATCCAAGGCACCGCGGCCGACATCATCAAAAAGGCCATGATCGACATTCACCACTGGCTGGTGGACCAGAAACTCGGTACGCGCATGATCCTGCAAGTACACGACGAACTAGTGTTCGATGTACCAAAAGAGGAATTGGCTGTTGTGACCCCTAAGGTTCAAGAACTAATGGCTACGGCCCTGCTACTACCCCACGGTGTCCCATTAGAAGTGGAAGCCGGCACGGGCAGCAACTGGTTGCAGGCGCATTAAGAGCACCTATTTACCAAAAGTAGAATGCAGTGTTTTAGCTTCCGTAATCGTTTGCAGAAGCCGAAATAATGCCATGTATTCGGTATATACTATCTAAATTTCGCAAAAAGATTATATTTCTTTGCGAAATTGAATAATATTGTTGTTTTTTGTAAATATTTCTCCTCCACAAAGTAGCATTAGATGCTGCTCTCACGCTTTTGCTTGCCGTTCGCTGCGCAGTTCTGTTGATCGGCTAACAAAAATGCTAGCCCTCCGGCTATAAAATTCCCAATTAGAAACACTCTTTTTTCCCGGTACGGTCATCGACAACATGATTATCACACTATTCAGCAACAGG from Hymenobacter aerilatus harbors:
- a CDS encoding DUF4272 domain-containing protein codes for the protein MQEEFQEQTKLLSEAQVIALGGRINDWLPYLDQPALRDIEEVKGRMSVLNALINISFEAPIAVIREWIQRHGLEVFLSAEEEELLTKDNDDLAQQELINLRWSLESLWAMMWATGMIDDLSPTEWVGDHMASLLPNLEQGEDNQKLAQLQSLRPPEKLYQMLDFHYRLHWYCVDERLHGREAVVQEGIVYERRKALEWIFNRAADWDDVEMST
- a CDS encoding sugar phosphate nucleotidyltransferase; this encodes MKAVIPVAGIGSRLRPHTHTQPKSLVPVAGTPILGHIIDRVVAAGVEEFVFVIGYLGEKIKHYVRRYHPELRAEFVVQDPREGIAHALWLAREQFRHDTDGVLILLGDTIVDVDLKAILQDPGSVLAVQEVKTPSMFGLVETGPGGRVLKVVEKPRIPKSNYAMVGLYKLAHPEVLAVALERLIDENLRTYDEFQLTDALMLMIQQGEEMTTATVDSWFDCGRKDTLLEANARLLRRPDAMRRREYPEFANTIIIPPVSIGKDCQISNSIIGPNVAIGDKTIIQHTVLSDSIIGSYSELRQAVMHDCIVGSDSSFRGVNHSLNIGDNTEIDYS
- a CDS encoding LemA family protein; the protein is MKRLLIYLFGLVVLLSQSSCGYNSMVEKDQAVKTQWAQVQNSYQRRADLIPNLVNTVKGAANFEKSTLTDVVNARAKATSVQVSADNLTPEKLKQFQEAQSQVSAGLGRLLAVSENYPDLKANANFQELQAQIEGTENRINVERNKFNTVTQDYNTYIRSFPQNLFAGLFKFSEKPYFEADAASQKAPTVQF
- a CDS encoding TPM domain-containing protein translates to MTTPLTAEQEASLIAAIQQAERTTSGEIRVHLEDTCPTPEPLDRAAQVFAELGMHKTAQRNGVLFYLAWKTRQFAVIGDAGINATVPDDFWETTKEAVLEQFRGKHLAAGLARGIQLVGEQLHRYFPYDAATDQNELDDSISYGSSTSPPHA
- a CDS encoding TPM domain-containing protein, whose product is MTYPTPTLFLSRVSAAVALLLLLCSWLPAAAQTIPPRPNPPRLVNDLAGMMSADEVASLERKLVAYDDSTSSQIAVVTVPNLDGDDIANYAQQLYESWGIGRKGKDNGILVLVAAQERRARIQTGYGLEGAVPDALAKRIISNTIVPAFKQERYYEGLNTATDELIALAKGEYKADPKEQRRNRDSSGSGFPFWLIILALVLFWFLSRRGGGGGRGGRRNRGSGGMFIPPVIFGDFSGGRGTFGGGGGGFGGGGFGGFGGGSSGGGGASGNW
- a CDS encoding 3'-5' exonuclease; translation: MRYVSLDLETTGGNFERHQILELAAVVEDTKHLLPLAELPSFRRVVRHPEYVGSAGALALNARLLEELARKEPNPELCMPEELLPQLREFLLAQGFKTDKKNCVTFTIAGKNVAVFDVPFLRRLPGYGTLVRTEPATLDPAAFYLNWHKDTRLPTMQICKARAKFEDDTVAHEALADALDVVRLLRPFYMVK